The following DNA comes from Myxococcales bacterium.
CCACCTGTCAACGGACTCTTGCCGAAAGTGTCAGCGCTGTCCGGGTCTAGACCTTAGTTCTCACCGGCCGGATCTCGCACTCCGGTCTCAGTGGCGGCTCGCGATCTTGTCCCTAGTTCCGGTGGCGAAAAAGCTGGATCATGTCGACCGCTTACACGAATGGATTGTGTTCGGCGCCAAAGGTGCGGTGGATGGCCGGGACGCGGGTGCCTCGTCCGGGGAATGCTTGTCATGACAAGCTCTTTGCGGACACGAGGAACCACCAGCGCGCGGCGGGAGAGCGTAAGGAGTGCGCAAGCGAGCGCGGAGCTTCGCCGCCGGCCCCCCGGCGGGCGTGGGCTAAGACCGCGCGCCTCGCCCGCGGCCTTCAGCGATCGCTGAACCGCCCTCGCGCGCCCCCGCACTCCGTGATGACCTCGCGCGCGGCGGCGGCGGGTGAGCGGGCGACGCCGGCGTCGTCCTTGCGTGGGTCCCAGCCCGTGATGCGCGCCACCGCTGCCAGCGGGTGCTCCAGCCGCCGTTCGAGCGTCGTCTTCTTCTGCGCCTCGTCCTTCTCTCGGTCGGCCTCCGCGAGCGCGTTCTCGATCACCTCGACCAGCGCGGGCACGAGCTCGGGTGTGCCCAGGTGCTCCGCCAGCGTGACGTAGCGTTCGCGGACCCACCATGCGTACTCGTCCTCGAAGCGGCGCGCCGCGGCGAGGAAACTTCGCACGAAGAAGTCCCGCTCGTCAGCGGTGATGGGTTTTGTGTCCAGGGCCACCTTCTCGAGCAGCGGGTGGAGGGCTGCCATCGCGGCTTGCACACCCAGGTAGCGTGGCTGCCCGCCGCTGTTCGGGTAGCCCGTGTAGTGGCGCGTCAAGCTGTGTTGTCCGTCGGTCATCCGGAGAAAATGGTGGAAGTTGCCGCTCGAGGTCGAGAACGAACGCCCCCAGAGCCCGTTCGGCAGCGGCGGCGGCTCGAGCTCGCGGACGTTGAGCGTGAGCGCAGGTCGGGCAAGCGAGAGTGCCGGCGTGAGCGCCCGCTCGCTGATGCGCCCGCGAAACAGGCGCACCGGGCTCCCACCTTCGGCGGAAGACCGGAAGTATCCCACCAGGCCGAGCCCCAGCGCGCTGTAGTCGGTGTCTTCCTTGTTGCGCGTCAGGCGCCAGAGCTCGAGGTTGCCGCCGTGCCCGTAGCCGGACTCGACCACGATCTCTTCGAGGTCCGAGACGAGTGGGTCGCAGCCGAACGAGACCTCGACCACGCTACCTTTGACGGTCCGGTCGTAGGCCTTGATGATCTTCCTGGCGAGCGCCGCCTCGGCGCGCCGATGGTCGACGCACGTCGCCGCCTCGTAGAGCTTGACGGGTGGCCGCGCCTTGGGCGGGCCGTCAGGGAGGCAACGATTGGGTCGCTGGGCTCGCGGCGGCGGGGAGGGCGAGAGCAGCGCAGCGGCCACGGGAGCCACGCCCACCGCTTGCGGGCTCGGACGCCCGGAAACTGCCAGCGACGCTCCGGGGTGAGCAGCGCAGCTCGCCGCAGAGACCGCCGCGAGAGCAGCCACGGATCGAGAAACCATGCTCGATAGTAAGCGACGGGCGGGCGGAGTTCCGAGGAGCCGCCGACGGAATGGCCGTCGCCCCGCCGATCCCAGCCAATTGCCGCGACGACGGCGCAAGGTCTGCGCCGTGCCCCAGCCCCTTCGGTGCCGTGCTCCATGACGCGAGCCCTCCGAGCAGCTACAGCGTGTGGCAGCCCATGACTCGAAAGCGCATCCTGATCGTCGGCGGTGTGGCCGCCGGCGCCTCGTGTGCGGCCCGCGCGCGACGCCTCGACGAGAACGCCGAAATCATCGTGTTCGAGAAGGGACCCCACGTCTCCTTCGCGAACTGCGGACTGCCGTATCACGTCGGTGACGTGATACGCGACGAGAGCGCGCTGCTCCTGGTGAGCCCCGAGCGCTTCAAACAGCGCTTCGACATCGAAGTGCGGGTGCACAACCAGGTCATGCACGTCGACGCCGAGCAGCGAAAGGTCCGGGTGCGCCACGTGCAGACCGGAGAGGAATACGACGAGAGCTACGACGCGCTGGTTCTCGCCCCGGGCGCCAAGCCGCTGCGTCCCGCCATCCCGGGCATCGACCTGCCGGGGGTGTTCACACTTCGCACCGTGCCCGACACTCGCCGGCTCAGGGAATGGATCGACGCTCACCGCGCGCGCCGCGCCGTGGTCGTCGGTGCGGGGTTCGTCGGGCTCGAGGTCGCGGAGAACCTGGCGAAGCGCGGGCTGAAGGTGCAGATCATCGAGCGCGAGCCCCAGGTCCTGCCACCCTTCGATCCCGAGATGGCACGTCCCGTCGAGGACCACCTGCGCCAGAGCGGGGTTTCGCTCATCCTCGGGCACTCACTCGAGCGCATCGAAGCTCGAGGCGACGGGCTGGTCGTGGTCGTGTCCGGTGGACGAGAGCTCGAGGCGGATCTGGTGATCCTGGGACTGGGTGTAAAGCCCGAGGTCGGCCTGGCGGAGCAAGCGGGAGTTCTGCTGGGACCGCTCTCGGGCATCGCGGTCGATCGACACATGCGCACCAACCTGCCCGGGATCTGGGCTGCGGGTGACGCCGTCGAGGACACCTGCTTCGTGACGGGGCGGCCGCGACTGATGCCGCTCGCCGGTCCTGCCAATCGGCAAGGGCGCATCGCGGCGGACGACGTCTGCGGTCGACCGACGGAGTTTCGCGGTGTGCAGGGAACGGTGGTGTGCGGGCTGTTCGGGCTGACCGTGGCGGCGACCGGCGCGAGCCAGAAGTGGATGGGGGAAGGGCATGACACCGAGGCGGTCTGGCTGCACCCCAACAACCACGTCGCGTATTACCCGGGGGCCGAGCCGATCCACCTCAAGCTGGTGTTCGCTCGCAAGGACGGCCGTGTGCTCGGTGCGCAGGCGGTGGGCAAGAGTGACGTCGAGAAGCGCATCGACGTGATCGCCATGGCCATTCAGCTCGGCGCCACGGTGTTCGATCTGGAGCAGGCCGAGCTGTGTTACGCGCCGCAATTCGGCGCCGCGAAGGATCCCGTGAACATCGCCGGCATGATCGCGGGCAACGTGCTGCGTGGAGACGTGGCGATGGCGCGCTGGAGTGAGGTGGGTCGTGCGGACGTCGTGCTCGTGGACGTGCGGGAACGCGACGAATTCGAGGCCGGCGCCGTGCCCGGAGCGCTGAGCGTTCCGCTCTCGGAGC
Coding sequences within:
- a CDS encoding FAD-dependent oxidoreductase, with protein sequence MTRKRILIVGGVAAGASCAARARRLDENAEIIVFEKGPHVSFANCGLPYHVGDVIRDESALLLVSPERFKQRFDIEVRVHNQVMHVDAEQRKVRVRHVQTGEEYDESYDALVLAPGAKPLRPAIPGIDLPGVFTLRTVPDTRRLREWIDAHRARRAVVVGAGFVGLEVAENLAKRGLKVQIIEREPQVLPPFDPEMARPVEDHLRQSGVSLILGHSLERIEARGDGLVVVVSGGRELEADLVILGLGVKPEVGLAEQAGVLLGPLSGIAVDRHMRTNLPGIWAAGDAVEDTCFVTGRPRLMPLAGPANRQGRIAADDVCGRPTEFRGVQGTVVCGLFGLTVAATGASQKWMGEGHDTEAVWLHPNNHVAYYPGAEPIHLKLVFARKDGRVLGAQAVGKSDVEKRIDVIAMAIQLGATVFDLEQAELCYAPQFGAAKDPVNIAGMIAGNVLRGDVAMARWSEVGRADVVLVDVRERDEFEAGAVPGALSVPLSELRQRIPELETVRELWVYCQSGKRSYDAARALQQRGFVVRNLPGGYESYRHQLESPPS